The following proteins are encoded in a genomic region of Tenacibaculum sp. 190524A05c:
- the rpoN gene encoding RNA polymerase factor sigma-54, translating into MLKQSLHQKLLQKLSPQQIQLMKLIQLPTQAFEERLKQEIEENPALDTGKEESDSFEDDFSNESDYDDSGNEKIDAEDINIDEYLSDDEYPSYKTQANNYSSDDEEKQVPYAAGTTFHQSLKNQLNTFRIDDEEKSIAEFLVGSIDESGYIRRELIDLIDDLAFTQNVFTTEEKVAHVLVNVVQKLDPIGVGARDLKECLIIQLKSKSENKTRSLAIQILDSAFDHFVKKHYKKLLDKFDISEEELKAVNTEISKLNPKPGSSYAGNNKIAEQIVPDFTIRIIEGKLELTLNSRNAPELHVSKEYNNMLKGYQDSKDKTKSQKDAVMFIKQKLDAAKWFIDAIKQRQQTLLVTMNSIMHYQYDYFLTGDERKLKPMILKDIADTINMDVSTVSRVANSKYVSTPYGTKLIKDFFSESMKNDQGEDVSTKEIKKILETVIAEENKRKPLTDEKLSGILKEKGYPIARRTVAKYREQLDIPVARLRKEI; encoded by the coding sequence AAAAATTACTTCAAAAACTTTCGCCTCAACAAATTCAGTTGATGAAGCTAATTCAATTGCCAACACAGGCATTTGAAGAACGATTGAAACAAGAAATTGAAGAAAATCCAGCTTTAGATACAGGAAAGGAAGAAAGCGATAGTTTTGAAGATGATTTTTCAAATGAAAGTGATTATGATGATTCTGGAAATGAGAAAATTGATGCAGAAGACATTAACATTGACGAATATTTAAGTGATGATGAATACCCGAGTTATAAAACTCAGGCCAACAATTATTCATCAGACGATGAGGAAAAACAAGTTCCTTATGCTGCTGGAACAACATTTCATCAATCTTTAAAGAATCAACTTAACACGTTCAGAATAGATGATGAAGAAAAATCTATTGCAGAATTTTTAGTTGGAAGTATAGATGAAAGCGGATATATTCGTCGTGAATTAATTGACTTAATTGATGATTTAGCATTTACACAAAATGTGTTTACAACGGAAGAAAAAGTAGCTCATGTTTTAGTAAATGTTGTCCAAAAACTTGACCCAATCGGAGTTGGTGCGAGAGATTTAAAAGAATGTTTAATTATTCAGTTAAAATCAAAATCCGAAAACAAAACTCGCTCATTAGCCATTCAAATTTTAGACAGTGCTTTTGATCATTTTGTAAAGAAACACTACAAGAAGCTTTTAGATAAGTTTGATATATCAGAGGAAGAATTAAAAGCTGTAAATACAGAGATTTCTAAGTTAAATCCAAAGCCAGGAAGTTCTTATGCCGGTAATAATAAAATTGCTGAGCAGATAGTTCCTGATTTTACAATTAGGATTATTGAAGGTAAATTGGAGCTAACATTAAATTCAAGAAACGCTCCAGAATTGCACGTATCTAAAGAATACAACAATATGTTGAAAGGCTACCAAGATTCTAAGGATAAAACTAAGTCTCAAAAGGATGCTGTAATGTTTATCAAGCAAAAACTTGATGCGGCTAAATGGTTTATTGATGCGATTAAACAGCGTCAACAAACCTTATTGGTAACAATGAATTCTATCATGCATTATCAATATGATTATTTCTTAACTGGAGATGAGCGTAAACTAAAACCTATGATTCTAAAAGATATTGCAGATACTATCAATATGGATGTATCAACAGTATCAAGAGTTGCAAATAGCAAGTACGTCTCTACACCTTACGGAACTAAATTGATTAAGGATTTCTTCTCAGAATCTATGAAAAATGATCAAGGTGAGGATGTTTCAACTAAAGAAATAAAAAAGATCTTGGAAACGGTTATTGCCGAAGAGAATAAAAGAAAACCTTTAACTGATGAAAAACTATCGGGTATTTTAAAGGAGAAAGGTTACCCAATCGCGAGAAGAACAGTAGCGAAATATAGAGAGCAATTGGATATTCCTGTTGCTAGACTTAGAAAAGAAATATAA
- a CDS encoding porin family protein: MNLRLLILMLLVSLNLDSFAQADSLKLGDKYWEDQLYMSISYDIMRSQPQGAETSGFSYSLSVGYIKDIPFTKQGDFSAGIGLGYGYNSFNHDLQLTDESTIQLGSDISTNKLRLHNIEFPIQLRWRTSDAVTYSFWRVYAGVKLNYNLSNKFSYQLNSNNQTIEFSNVPIFNKFQSGLELSAGYGAFNFYMYYGLSPVYKNATINGETVSSKITKFGLIFYLL, encoded by the coding sequence ATGAATTTGCGGTTATTAATTTTGATGCTACTGGTTAGTTTAAATTTAGATTCCTTTGCACAAGCTGATTCTTTAAAATTAGGTGACAAGTATTGGGAAGATCAATTGTATATGAGTATTTCCTATGATATTATGAGAAGTCAACCTCAGGGAGCTGAAACATCTGGTTTTTCTTACAGTTTATCTGTAGGGTATATAAAGGATATTCCTTTTACAAAACAGGGAGACTTTTCTGCAGGAATAGGTCTAGGTTACGGATATAATTCTTTTAATCATGATCTACAACTTACGGATGAAAGTACCATTCAATTAGGATCGGATATATCAACCAATAAACTTAGATTACATAATATAGAATTTCCTATTCAATTACGTTGGAGAACATCTGATGCTGTTACTTATTCTTTTTGGAGAGTGTATGCGGGTGTGAAACTAAATTATAATTTAAGTAACAAATTCTCTTATCAGCTTAATAGTAATAATCAAACTATTGAGTTCTCTAACGTTCCAATTTTTAATAAGTTTCAGTCAGGTTTAGAGTTATCTGCAGGATACGGAGCGTTTAATTTCTATATGTACTACGGATTAAGTCCGGTATATAAAAACGCTACCATTAATGGAGAAACTGTATCTTCCAAGATTACAAAGTTTGGTTTAATCTTTTATTTACTATAA